A single genomic interval of Odontesthes bonariensis isolate fOdoBon6 chromosome 3, fOdoBon6.hap1, whole genome shotgun sequence harbors:
- the wnk2 gene encoding serine/threonine-protein kinase WNK2 isoform X4: MNSADDSSKDPPLGSTFSSAPNLDSDINANACRLVYENGTDHNVNIQIAALRGASDPSSYPSTEYQGLVRRRFVRRSLWVSDHEEQPVDTPEFGNSTPVLNIDLRTIVDRSRTLVLHGTHLQETSSTESQVVPTDSAAESASADKEKSGKRETEPKAEVVTSDVTGKAGSDENEEEPGMKAVSTSPGGRFLKFDIELGRGSFKTVYKGLDTDTWVEVAWCELQERKLSKVERQRFKEEAEMLKALQHPNIVRFYDFWESPVKGKKCIVLVTELMTSGTLKTYLKRFKVMKTKVLRSWCRQILKGLHFLHTRTPPIIHRDLKCDNIFITGPTGSVKIGDLGLATLKRASFAKSVIGTPEFMAPEMYEEHYDEAVDVYAFGMCMLEMATSEYPYSECQNAAQIYRKVTSGVKPASYSKVSDPEIKEIIGECICHRWEERYSIKDLLNHAYFAEDTGVRVELNEEDDGKKSSIALKLWVEDPKKLKGKYKDTGAIEFTFDLVNEVPEVVAQEMVESGFFLECDVKIVGKSIRDRVALIKWRRERTVSANGNSEVPMKKQNLLQVPGTGVPQGTTLATADYEDQDTLICTVPVITSATSDSGVRSTMQLDDLNNQQNGTYQSLSEPISTAQIVCSPPAQFDPQMQQGPYQQSTTQASHENYSQASTQLHQGAYQQTTGQLHPGAFQQPAAQPHQGPYQCQTRHNSEPFVCHENPAIPQCLRRGSASLVEMLKCRTHNLSKLMNPYLCPLQDLASLCSSESPMHAADYPNSNAAQNPSLLSPSLTPHQHTPHNSARHFNSPHLPLNLQRPSELRLNVPRSPQPHRHHCKACMSLLLKDRTRGGGSLGHMHKRTLSTITQTPSSLPTSPHLSRSSPATLLSPLASPSTPSPNSELVMATSPSHLSAHLQVGYPRGLYEGGDLSLLNYCLHHIVSRRTSSPTLSDRGGVNHPIYSHVEIGGPSFSANDQIGRSQSLDVPFWCIPNLDRNLLLSPPHSKGRPDQLTFSAPATPAPTANQSKQTAQSFPAVAPTLQTQLTAQPSQEQRHLQSAAVLPQFPSPYPVVQTVGYMPLKFSPTPLPSAYSSSDPPISSSYYSSSLHFPSLPLTPHTALPSILTLGTPQTPLSTPQHVPSMALPVPLLAMTMSPAVPQQQVGISRSQSNLGSFHSTHPLPLSQVQPSPFPAPNPEQELTQQPVQMIASHRNLGDVQLLPTVPPVMPAGHAPLWGSGADTETTATGLHLSLAPTTSRTSTTSISVSGAVQVDTHSSVQTPNLVRAQNQPPVLISAQAGSMPQTPVSTFLKAPTSIPIQAPATVQAPTSTPVKVPVSKSGFTVELTMVSSISSDRSSATGKSQIATPGMVSGPIPVTVPVPPQSAAPVAASVTAPVLQPAGIQTTVSVPESFSLATTQPHLETTSASSIFQQEPSAEDVHRDKSISLSSFTYDSLNSDVASGKETSDGYESFASGSKVDGKPRKHHRKSARTRSRQEKTSKPKLNMLNVCNTGDKMVECQLETHNHKMVTFKFDLDGDAPEEIATYMVENGFILLLEKEIFIDQLKDIVDKAEDMLHEDIEGERLTALSCSPLQGQTSEGLEGESPLPGAPQPVYQQNVLHTGKRWFIICPVEETPTSSQDTPSDGTVTQSPGSSANTQPADSVTARPSREEGSSSTMSGGSGGFSYDIYGFCSPPITANTDPLLFATLSPPVSAPPTLQSVSTAEPAGSSVQPNVHQAQTQVLPPSPPHTSFPVEDSQGSPLGSNSPTHAAQQMPNLARPVSIADEVPCCPLVMPLSLDVSASQTGSPLTPLPPQELGTSKDPPSVSYAPATHSERPQQPVVLQQPFATVGGAKGPSLPQSPAPSQHGAGPSESDGEGRLGRGGFVDSTIKTLDEKLRNLLYQEYAPMYPSGSAAETPGSGTEYIQSPPGPDSAMGGSGNSTPGPMGEGRYRAGEQLPQIPERMDSLSTLSDSAVCASLSRRHVPHSVSCSGTRGRFKIISVPPEVANTRDVKQRSWSSAASPAHPVEYGEDPALDATTTPTTIGRFSVVSTEDDITQRTRCSRYSAPPDFYLDTPPSMAKRASLPRALTSNSVPVDVTVHARFLSSDSGAESSPAKLAYATPSKHHRSERRGSDLMKRAVAFLRRTGRSSSVQSSDSPSRHGGVHGSAYASSDNDSEMEDSDIKRELQRLREKHLREISELQAHQRGEVELLYRRLGKLPPPGLPLSHVAPHASRRKRSSKHRLKPGKLLSPLVQQFRNVTTKTSDSSRSSAAAATGEPTVSLNGSPAKTSFPTHSRARSCTSHLPSSTSEPVQTQQPCSLKGSLSSDNIYAGLHGDSTGTQAPPGQGSTLKRLCLGKERGSRPGASASGAVNQSQQMPSGVTPPPHQSVMGLAQAQANNSNNKTGTYSGKSMTTNENNLPEDFQRLMDDWAQEVLIVTHRPRTNSLSIRGQQIWDQFVPPTLEQPANASDALSWTTPGPEVCCLPPSWLDSPGSTMMTSSPPGPHYTYQLHSPTPFRALSSPLPFTPWPGFIFPLTPGMFAFPAVPPAQDANNSNPASSHQLTDPKARTL, from the exons ATGAATTCGGCGGACGATTCAAGCAAAGATCCGCCACTGGGATCCACATTTTCCTCGGCACCCAATTTAGACTCGGATATTAATGCAAACGCCTGTAGGCTTGTGTATGAGAATGGGACAGACCACAATGTCAATATACAAATCGCAGCCCTGCGAGGGGCGAGTGACCCCAGCTCTTACCCCTCCACAGAGTACCAGGGACTGGTCCGCCGGAGGTTTGTCCGGCGGAGCTTGTGGGTGTCAGACCACGAGGAGCAGCCGGTGGACACACCGGAGTTTGGCAACAGCACCCCGGTGCTCAACATCGACCTGCGGACCATAGTTGATCGGAGTCGGACCCTAGTTCTGCACGGAACCCACCTCCAGGAGACATCCAGCACGGAGAGCCAGGTGGTCCCGACAGACAGCGCCGCAGAGAGCGCCAGCGCAGATAAGGAGAAGAGTGGCAAGAGGGAGACCGAGCCCAAGGCAGAGGTGGTGACCTCCGATGTCACAGGTAAAGCAGGAAGTGATGAGAACGAAGAGGAGCCCGGGATGAAGGCTGTGTCCACCTCACCTGGGGGGCGCTTCCTCAAGTTTGACATTGAGCTGGGCAGAGGGTCTTTCAAGACTGTCTATAAAGGTCTTGACACCGACACCTGGGTCGAAGTGGCATGGTGTGAACTACAG GAACGGAAACTCTCCAAAGTTGAGAGACAGAGGTTCaaggaggaggcagagatgCTGAAGGCTCTCCAGCACCCCAACATTGTGCGATTTTATGACTTCTGGGAATCACCAGTGAAAGGGAAGAAGTGTATTGTTCTGGTGACAGAGCTGATGACTTCAGGGACACTAAAAAC GTATCTTAAGCGCTTTAAGGTCATGAAGACCAAAGTTCTCAGAAGCTGGTGCAGACAGATTCTCAAAGGCCTCCACTTCCTCCACACAAGGACTCCTCCCATCATCCACAGAGACCTCAAGTGTGACAACATCTTCATCACCGGTCCCACAGGCTCTGTCAAAATTGGAGACCTGGGCCTGGCAACATTGAAGAGGGCCTCTTTTGCCAAAAGTGTTATTG GCACTCCGGAGTTCATGGCCCCAGAGATGTATGAGGAGCACTACGATGAAGCTGTGGATGTCTATGCTTTTGGGATGTGTATGTTGGAGATGGCCACCTCAGAATATCCCTACTCTGAGTGTCAAAATGCTGCTCAGATCTACCGCAAAGTCACCAGT GGGGTGAAACCTGCCAGCTACAGCAAAGTCAGTGACCCAGAAATCAAGGAAATAATTGGGGAGTGTATCTGCCACAGGTGGGAGGAAAG ATACTCCATCAAGGACCTCCTGAATCATGCCTACTTCGCAGAAGACACAGGCGTGAGGGTGGAGCTTAATGAAGAGGATGATGGGAAAAAGTCATCTATTGCTCTAAAGCTGTGGGTTGAAGACCCTAAAAAGCTGAAGGGGAAATACAAAGACACCGGTGCCATTGAGTTTACCTTTGACTTGGTGAACGAAGTACCCGAAGTAGTAGCTCAAGAAATG GTGGAATCAGGATTTTTCCTGGAGTGTGATGTGAAGATAGTTGGGAAATCCATCAGAGACCGCGTGGCTCTAATCAAATGGAGGAGGGAGCGGACTGTCTCAGCAAACGGAAATAGTGAGGTACCCATGAAGAAGCAGAATCTACTGCAGGTGCCCGGTACTGGTGTACCACAGGGAACCACACTGGCCACTGCAGATTATGAGGACCAAGATACTCTTATCTGCACTGTGCCTGTCATCACATCGGCCACAT CTGATAGTGGAGTGAGATCTACCATGCAATTAGATGATTTAAACAATCAGCAGAATGGCACCTACCAGTCGCTTTCAGAGCCTATTTCCACAGCTCAGATTGTCTGCAGTCCCCCTGCACAGTTTGACCCCCAGATGCAACAGGGACCCTACCAGCAATCCACAACACAGGCCTCTCATGAAAACTACTCACAAGCATCCACACAATTACACCAGGGAGCTTACCAGCAAACCACAGGTCAGCTGCATCCTGGGGCCTTTCAACAACCTGCAGCACAACCGCACCAGGGGCCTTATCAGTGTCAAACA CGTCACAACAGTGAGCCATTTGTATGCCATGAGAACCCGGCCATCCCTCAGTGTCTTAGGCGTGGCAGCGCCTCCTTGGTTGAGATGTTAAAGTGTAGGACACACAATCTCTCTAAGCTAATGAATCCCTACCTATGTCCGTTACAGGATCTGGCCTCATTATGTAGCTCAGAGAGTCCAATGCATGCTGCGGATTACCCAAACTCGAACGCTGCCCAGAATCCCTCATTATTATCTCCTTCTTTGACCCCACATCAACACACTCCTCATAACTCAGCAAGACATTTTAATTCGCCTCACCTTCCCCTGAATTTACAACGTCCCTCAGAGCTCCGTCTGAATGTGCCACGCAGCCCACAGCCTCACAGGCACCACTGCAAAGCTTGCATGTCTCTCCTACTCaaggacaggacaaggggaggCGGATCACTGGGGCACATGCACAAACGCACTTTGTCCACAATCACCCAAACTCCTTCAAGCTTGCCCACATCCCCTCATCTGTCAAGGTCTTCTCCAGCCACTCTACTGTCTCCTTTGGCCTCACCTTCCACTCCATCACCAAACAGTGAACTGGTCATGGCAACTTCACCTTCTCACCTTTCCGCACACTTACAAGTTGGGTATCCAAGGGGTTTGTATGAAGGTGGAGATCTCAGCCTTCTCAACTACTGCCTCCATCACATTGTTAGTCGCAGGACCAGCTCCCCGACCCTCTCTGATAGGGGAGGAGTGAATCATCCAATATACAGTCACGTTGAGATTGGGGGCCCTAGTTTCTCTGCAAATGATCAGATAGGTAGGAGTCAGAGCCTGGATGTCCCTTTCTGGTGTATCCCAAATCTTGACAGGAACCTGCTGTTATCACCACCCCACAGCAAAGGCAGACCAGATCAACTG ACTTTTTCTGCTCCAGCTACGCCAGCCCCTACTGCGAATCAGAGTAAACAGACAGCACAGAGCTTCCCAGCTGTAGCCCCCACTCTACAAACACAGCTTACTGCCCAGCCCAGCCAGGAGCAG CGCCACCTTCAGTCGGCTGCTGTCCTGCCCCAG TTTCCCTCACCATACCCTGTTGTTCAAACAGTGGGTTACATGCCCCTTAAATTCTCCCCAACTCCTCTGCCGTCTGCCTACAGCAGCAGTGACCCTCCTATATCTAGCTCTTACTACTCATCTTCACTCCACTTTCCCTCCCTTCCTCTCACCCCTCATACAGCCCTGCCATCTATCCTCACACTTGGCACCCCTCAAACTCCCCTGTCCACACCTCAGCATGTGCCCAGTATGGCACTCCCAGTTCCACTACTTGCCATGACCATGTCCCCTGCAGTACCTCAGCAGCAGGTTGGCATTTCCAGATCTCAGTCAAACCTTGGTAGCTTCCATTCCACCCATCCCTTACCTCTCTCTCAGGTGCAACCTTCCCCTTTCCCCGCCCCCAACCCTGAGCAGGAATTGACTCAACAGCCTGTCCAG ATGATTGCTTCACATCGAAATCTGGGGGACGTTCAGCTTTTGCCAACAGTTCCCCCTGTCATGCCTGCTGGTCATGCTCCACTATGGGGAAGTGGAGCCGATACTGAAACTACTGCAACCGGCCTACACTTATCTTTAGCTCCTACAACTTCAAGGACTTCAACAACTTCAATCTCAGTCTCAGGCGCAGTCCAAGTTGACACTCACTCCTCAGTACAAACTCCAAATTTGGTGCGAGCACAAAACCAACCACCAGTCCTGATATCGGCTCAAGCTGGATCCATGCCTCAAACTCCAGTCTCAACTTTTCTTAAAGCCCCAACTTCAATCCCAATACAAGCTCCAGCAACAGTGCAAGCACCAACTTCAACCCCAGTTAAAGTACCAGTATCTAAATCGGGTTTCACGGTAGAACTAACAATGGTCTCTTCCATAAGCTCAGACAGATCTTCTGCCACAGGTAAATCTCAAATTGCCACTCCAGGTATGGTTTCAGGCCCGATTCCTGTCACTGTGCCAGTACCACCTCAGTCTGCAGCTCCTGTCGCAGCTTCAGTCACAGCTCCAGTTCTGCAGCCTGCTGGCATTCAGACAACTGTCTCAGTACCTGAGAGTTTCAGCCTGGCCACAACTCAGCCACACCTAGAGACAACATCTGCCTCTAGCATCTTTCAACAAGAGCCCAGTGCAGAG gatgttcaTCGTGATAAATCAATATCACTCTCCAGTTTTACTTATGACAG tCTAAACTCTGATGTAGCATCTGGAAAGGAAACAAGTGATGGCTATGAAAGCTTTGCTAGTGGGAGCAAAGTGGATGGAAAACCCAGGAAACACCACCGCAAGTCTGCCCGCACACGTTCCAGACAAGAAAAGACCAGCAAACCCAAACTGAACATGCTCAAT GTTTGTAACACTGGCGATAAAATGGTTGAATGCCAGCTGGAGACTCACAACCACAAAATGGTGACATTTAAATTTGATCTGGATGGAGATGCGCCGGAGGAAATTGCCACTTACATG GTCGAGAATGGCTTTATCCTACTGTTAGAAAAGGAGATCTTCATTGACCAGCTGAAGGACATTGTGGACAAAGCTGAAGACATGCTGCATGAAGACATTGAGGGTGAAAGGCTCACAGCTTTGAGCTGTAGTCCTCTTCAAGGCCAGACTTCTGAAGGGTTGGAAGGAGAG AGTCCGCTGCCTGGAGCACCTCAGCCTGTCTATCAGCAAAATG TTCTTCATACAGGAAAGAGATGGTTCATAATCTGTCCAGTGGAGGAAACGCCCACATCTAGTCAGGACACACCCTCTGATGGGACAGTTACGCAGTCACCTGGGAGCTCAGCCAATACCCAGCCTGCTGACAGTGTCACTGCAAGGCCCTCCAGAG AAGAGGGATCATCCTCCACCATGTCTGGTGGTAGTGGAGGATTCTCCTATGATATTTATGGATTCTGTAGTCCCCCAATAACAGCCAATACAGACCCGCTCCTCTTTGCCACTTTGTCACCTCCTGTATCTGCACCCCCGACTCTCCAGTCAGTGTCGACAGCGGAACCTGCAGGCAGCTCAGTACAGCCTAATGTGCATCAAGCCCAAACTCAAGTGCTGCCCCCGTCACCCCCACATACGTCTTTCCCAGTGGAAGATTCACAGGGGTCCCCTCTGGGCTCCAACTCTCCTACCCATGCAGCTCAGCAAATGCCCAATTTGGCACGTCCTGTTTCTATTGCTGACGAGGTGCCCTGCTGTCCTCTCGTCATGCCACTGTCTCTGGATGTGAGCGCTTCACAGACTGGGtctcctctcactcctctccCCCCTCAGGAGCTGGGTACATCCAAGGATCCACCCTCTGTCTCTTATGCTCCAGCAACACACAGCGAGCGGCCTCAGCAGCCCGTGGTGCTCCAACAGCCTTTTGCCACTGTGGGAGGGGCCAAAGGGCCCTCCTTGCCACAGAGCCCAGCACCATCCCAACACGGTGCAGGGCCCAGTGAGTCCGATGGTGAAGGGCGGCTTGGCCGTGGGGGctttgttgacagcactattaaAACTCTGGATGAAAAACTTCGGAATTTGCTCTACCAGGAATATGCTCCCATGTATCCATCAGGCAGTGCTGCAGAGACACCAGGATCCGGCACAGAGTACATCCAGTCTCCTCCTGGCCCAGACAGTGCCATGGGAGGTTCAGGAAACAGCACCCCAGGTCCTATGGGAGAGGGGCGCTACAGGGCAGGAGAACAGCTG CCTCAAATTCCTGAGAGAATGGACAGTTTGAGCACACTGAGCGACTCAGCCGTGTGTG CTTCCTTGTCAAGAAGACATGTTCCTCACTCTGTCTCCTGCTCTGGAACAAGAGGTCGATTTAAG ATCATTTCTGTTCCTCCTGAGGTGGCCAACACACGAGATGTGAAGCAGAGGAGCTGGAGCAGCGCTGCCTCACCCGCGCATCCCGTCGAATATGGCGAGGACCCCGCTCTGGACGCCACGACGACCCCCACCACGATCGGCCGTTTCTCTGTGGTGAGCACTGAAGACGACATCACACAGAGGACACGTTGTAGCCGCTACTCTGCCCCGCCTGATTTCTACCTGGACACACCTCCCTCCATGGCCAAGCGGGCATCCTTGCCTCGAGCTCTGACCTCGAACTCTGTCCCAGTGGATGTCACGGTCCACGCTCGCTTCCTCTCCTCAGACTCGGGGGCAGAGAGCAGCCCGGCAAAGCTGGCCTATGCCACTCCGTCTAAACACCATCGCTCCGAACGCAGAGGAAGTGACCTGATGAAGAGGGCAGTGGCCTTTCTCCGTCGCACCGGTCGCAGCAGCAGTGTGCAGAGCTCTGACTCACCAAGTAGGCATGGAGGAGTGCACGGCTCAGCTTATGCCAGCAGTGATAATGACTCAGAGATGGAGGACTCAGACATCAAGAGGGAACTACAGAGACTCAGGGAGAA GCATTTAAGGGAGATCTCAGAGCTGCAGGCCCATCAGCGAGGGGAAGTGGAGCTGCTGTACCGTAGACTCGGCAAACTTCCACCTCCAGGCCTTCCTCTCTCACACGTCGCACCACACGCAAGCCGAAGAAAGAGGTCCAGCAAGCACAGGCTGAAGCCAGGAAAACTTCTCAGTCCTCTAGTTCAACAATTTAGAAATGTCACAACCAAAACCAGTGACTCTAGCAGATCCA GTGCTGCTGCAGCTACAGGTGAGCCTACAGTGAGTTTAAATGGCTCTCCAGCCAAAACTTCTTTTCCCACTCACAGTAGAGCACGGTCATGCACCAGCCACCTCCCCAGCTCAACCTCAGAGCCTGTGCAGACTCAGCAGCCCTGTTCCCTCAAAGGCTCTCTGTCTTCTGACAATATTTACGCTGGACTACATGGAGACAGCACTGGCACACAAGCTCCACCTGGACAAG GGTCAACACTGAAACGACTGTGTCTTGGTAAAGAAAGAGGCAGCA GACCCGGAGCTTCGGCATCAGGAGCCGTCAATCAATCCCAGCAAATGCCAAGTGGTGTCACGCCTCCTCCTCATCAGTCTGTGATGGGCTTGGCTCAAGCTCAGGCCaataacagcaacaacaaaacaggGACATATAGTGGCAAATCCATGACTACCAATGAAAACAACCTTCCTGAAGACTTCCAACGACTGATGGACGACTGGGCCCAGGAGGTTCTAATTGTCACCCACCGGCCACGTACCAACTCTCTGAGTATCCGTGGACAGCAAATTTGGGATCAGTTTGTGCCTCCAACGCTTGAACAACCTGCTAATGCTTCAGAT GCACTGTCATGGACAACCCCAGGTCCAGAGGTTTGCTGTCTGCCCCCCTCATGGCTTGACAGCCCTGGGTCAACAATGATGACCAGCTCCCCACCAGGGCCCCATTACACTTATCAGCTCCACTCCCCTACTCCGTTCAGAGCTTTGtcctctcctcttccttttACCCCGTGGCCTGGATTTATCTTTCCTCTCACTCCAGGAATGTTTGCCTTTCCTGCTGTGCCCCCAGCCCAGGATGCCAACAACTCAAATCCAGCGTCATCACATCAGCTGACCGATCCCAAGGCGAGGACTCTCTAA